The segment GCTCGGCGCGGGCGCGCTCAAGCTGCCCACGGCGGATTGATACCCTTCAATCGGGATCGCGCCGCGTCCTCCGCGCCCGGATCGCCGTCTGGGGCGGCAGGACCGGCGTGACCCCCGTCCACGCCTCCAGCGACGCGAGCGCCGCGGCGCGCTCCGGCTCCGTCAGGTCCACGATCGACGCGGAATGGTTGAGCCCCGGCGCGAAGTACACGTAGCTGTCCTCCGCGTCTCCGATCTCGAACGCCGCCGCCGAATACGGGTCGTTCTCGCCGTAAATGAAGAGCAGCCTCTCGCCCTCGGCCGAGAGCCACGTGGACACGTCCTGCATCGCCGAGGCGTCGAACACCGGCGTCTTGCCCGGCCCCGGCACGAGGAACGTCGCCGCCGCGTCGAGCCCCGGGAACTTCAAGAGGTCCGCGAGGTGCGCCTCCTCGACCGCCGGGTAACCGAGCTCCGTGGCGGCTTGCCAGTAGTAGGGTTCGTACGCGAGGAAGTCCGCGTCGGAATAGAAGTTCGGGCCGAGGATCTCGTTCAAGAACGCCCAGACCTCGTCGTCGGTCGCCGCGGGCCCGGGGATGTCCCCGCAAAAACTCGCGTCGTAATATTGCCAGAAGGCGAAGACGAGCTCGACCACCGTGACCTCGAGCGCTTGCTCCCGGCCGAGCAGTTCGTAGCTGTATCCATCCGTCGTGGCCTGCGCGTCCATCCGCGCGAGCATCCCCTCGCGCCGCAGGAGCACCTCGCGCTGAAAACCGCGGAGCGCGTCCCGGCACGTGGGCTCCCCGAGCGACGCCACGAAATCCAGGTATCGCGTATCGTCCGTGCCGAGGCTATGCGGCGCGACGTAGGCGATCGTGCCGTCGACGTCGCCCGGGAAAAACCGCCGGTGGTAGACGGAGGTCATCCCGCCCTTGCTCGCACCCGCCGAGATCCATTTGCCCGTGTAGATCGGCCTGAGCGCCTCGGTGATGCGGTGATGGTCCGTCGCCGCCTGCTCGATCGTGAGCCGGGACCAGTCCGTAGGCTCCGGCCGTGAGGGCGAAAAGAACCGTTGCTCGACGAAGAGCTGATTCGCCTGGAGCAACGCGGCCGGCTCACGGAGCCTCTGCCGCGTGGGGCTCACGAAATACCCCGACGTCCCCAGCACGAACGGCGCCGCCTCGTCCCTGTGGTGCAAGAGCAAGCGCTGCGCGAACGTGGGCCCGCCCGGCGCGCCGTGATCGGCCGGTTGCTCGTACTCCATCACGAAGTACCGATACCCTTCGATCCCCGAGACCTGCTCGGTCACGGTCATCCCGGCGATGGCCGCGAGCCGGCCTGCGATATCGAGCTCGGGCGGCGGGACGGGCTCGGCGTCGTCCGAGCAAGCGGGCAGGAGCAAGAGGGCGAGCGGGGCCACGAGCGCGAGCGCGGCCCGCGCGGGTCGAGACGTCATCTCATTGCCTCAGAGCGGCGCGACCTTCAGCCAGAATCGCGGCTCGTACGTGAAGAGCGTGTTCACGCTGCCCGACCCCATGACCGCGAAGCCGAGGGGCGTGAAGCCGATGGCGAAATGCGAGGTGAGCGGGAAGCCGAACGCGACCTGGAACCGGGAGCCGAAGCCGTTCGCCGGCTCGAAGTAGGGCGCGTCGAAGACCACGCGCGTGTAAAACGGCAGCGCCGTGGCCTCGAGCTCCGCGTACCGGCCGAGGCCCGTGACGAACCGGATCGGCACGCCGATCCCCCATTGTGTCGCGTCGCCCGTCCCCACGAAGCGCCCTTCGAGGCCCACCTCCATGCGCTGCCGCGGCCCCGTGGCCACGCGGAACGTGGCTTCGAGGTCGACGAGCGCGCCGTCCTTCACCGCGAACCTGCCCGGCGCGAAATACCCGCCGGCCGCGAGCCCGATGCCGAAGCGTCGCTTGTTGTAATCCTTCTGCGGATCCGCGGGCCTCTCCTCGGGCGGCAGCTCCTCGGCCGGCACCGATCTCACGGGCGTCGAGCCCGCGGCGCCCGGAGGCGGCGGATACGGGTAGGGGTAAGGGTAGGGATAGGGCGCCGCGCCCTGCGCAGGCGGCGGATACGGGTAGGGGGGAGGGTACGGATAAGGCGCCGCGCCTTGCGGAGGCGGATATGGGTACGGATAGGGCTTCGCGCCCTGCGGCGGCGGCGGCGGCGGGACGCTGGATGGCGTCGCGGCCGGAGGAGGGGTTTTTCCGGCGGGAGGCGGCGGGGGTTGTCCGGTCGAAGCAGCGGGTTTCGCCGGTTGCGCCGGTTGCGCCGGCTGCGCCGAGGCCTCCGCGGGCAGGAGCAGCGCCGCCGCCAGCATGGCCGAGGCCAGGGACAACCGCGGGCCACGCCGGGCGAGCAGCACGGCCGCGCCCACCCCGAAGAGCAGCACGATCGACACCACCTGCGCCGAGCTCAAGGGCCCGTACGTCCCGCGCGACGCGTCGCCGCGCAGCAGCTCGACCAGGAACCGCCCCACGGCGTAAAGGCCGATCCACGTGGCGAACGCCCGCCCGTCGCGCCG is part of the Polyangium spumosum genome and harbors:
- a CDS encoding S28 family serine protease: MTSRPARAALALVAPLALLLLPACSDDAEPVPPPELDIAGRLAAIAGMTVTEQVSGIEGYRYFVMEYEQPADHGAPGGPTFAQRLLLHHRDEAAPFVLGTSGYFVSPTRQRLREPAALLQANQLFVEQRFFSPSRPEPTDWSRLTIEQAATDHHRITEALRPIYTGKWISAGASKGGMTSVYHRRFFPGDVDGTIAYVAPHSLGTDDTRYLDFVASLGEPTCRDALRGFQREVLLRREGMLARMDAQATTDGYSYELLGREQALEVTVVELVFAFWQYYDASFCGDIPGPAATDDEVWAFLNEILGPNFYSDADFLAYEPYYWQAATELGYPAVEEAHLADLLKFPGLDAAATFLVPGPGKTPVFDASAMQDVSTWLSAEGERLLFIYGENDPYSAAAFEIGDAEDSYVYFAPGLNHSASIVDLTEPERAAALASLEAWTGVTPVLPPQTAIRARRTRRDPD
- a CDS encoding prolipoprotein diacylglyceryl transferase; this translates as MRSLVVAWLERHGLPGWLAPDYMVMVGLAALIGAAITQRLSRRDGADVGLEGRALVAAYAGALLGGYVLEWLRMLPEALAAGSIQPFFRVGRAAYGGLLVAALAAAVVLRRGGAKALPFLDRAVPLCGISYGLVRTGCFLAGCDYGKPTAGLFGVRFPVDSPAALDHAALGWIPRGAPSLPVHPTQLYEAAVGLVAAALASLWLRGPRRDGRAFATWIGLYAVGRFLVELLRGDASRGTYGPLSSAQVVSIVLLFGVGAAVLLARRGPRLSLASAMLAAALLLPAEASAQPAQPAQPAKPAASTGQPPPPPAGKTPPPAATPSSVPPPPPPQGAKPYPYPYPPPQGAAPYPYPPPYPYPPPAQGAAPYPYPYPYPYPPPPGAAGSTPVRSVPAEELPPEERPADPQKDYNKRRFGIGLAAGGYFAPGRFAVKDGALVDLEATFRVATGPRQRMEVGLEGRFVGTGDATQWGIGVPIRFVTGLGRYAELEATALPFYTRVVFDAPYFEPANGFGSRFQVAFGFPLTSHFAIGFTPLGFAVMGSGSVNTLFTYEPRFWLKVAPL